The Streptomyces sp. NBC_01244 genome contains a region encoding:
- a CDS encoding flavoprotein yields the protein MTEPQPKPFLYVVVCAAGIAGDVGKLIDAAHERSWDVGVVATPQGLPFLDVSAIEERTDNPVRSAWRATGDARSFPPADAIAVAPATFNTVNKWAAGFADNLALGILCEAPGMGIPTVVLPYVNTALAAHRAYRRSLAELREMGVLVGSYEPHRPKSGGGADRFRWEEAVDLLAPLLPAGAAHH from the coding sequence GTGACCGAGCCGCAGCCCAAGCCCTTCCTGTACGTCGTCGTCTGCGCGGCCGGGATCGCGGGCGACGTCGGCAAGCTCATCGACGCCGCGCACGAGCGGAGCTGGGACGTCGGCGTCGTCGCCACCCCGCAGGGGCTTCCCTTCCTCGACGTCTCCGCGATCGAAGAGCGGACCGATAACCCGGTGCGGTCCGCCTGGCGTGCGACCGGCGACGCACGGTCCTTCCCACCCGCCGATGCGATCGCCGTAGCCCCGGCCACCTTCAACACGGTCAACAAGTGGGCGGCCGGCTTCGCGGACAACCTCGCCCTCGGCATCCTCTGCGAGGCTCCCGGCATGGGCATTCCCACCGTCGTCCTGCCCTACGTGAACACCGCGCTCGCCGCCCACCGCGCGTACCGGCGCAGCCTCGCCGAGCTGCGCGAGATGGGTGTTCTGGTCGGCAGCTACGAGCCGCACCGCCCGAAGTCCGGCGGCGGCGCCGACCGCTTCCGCTGGGAGGAAGCCGTTGACCTCCTGGCTCCGTTGCTGCCGGCAGGGGCCGCCCACCACTGA
- a CDS encoding ATP-binding protein — translation MEVHEVTLTVTSTPEGAARARHQVMNEIRGWRSAIGTDGMCVAEVVAGELLANAVQHTGNEAASVTARLLGSRLRFEVRDRSSVLPHARPSRTDAEDGRGLLIIDALADRHGVDHSAGGKSCWAELDLSVPTSVTPSITQPPLQRS, via the coding sequence ATGGAAGTGCACGAGGTCACGCTGACCGTCACGAGTACGCCCGAGGGCGCCGCTCGTGCCCGGCACCAGGTGATGAACGAGATCAGGGGCTGGCGCTCGGCCATCGGCACCGACGGCATGTGCGTGGCAGAGGTCGTGGCCGGCGAACTGCTGGCGAACGCCGTTCAGCACACGGGAAACGAAGCTGCTTCCGTAACCGCTCGCCTGCTCGGGAGCCGGCTGCGCTTCGAGGTCCGCGACCGCAGTTCCGTCCTCCCCCACGCACGCCCATCCCGTACGGACGCCGAGGACGGCCGCGGGCTGCTGATCATCGACGCCCTCGCCGACCGGCACGGCGTCGACCACAGCGCCGGCGGCAAGTCCTGCTGGGCCGAGCTCGATCTGTCCGTACCCACCTCGGTCACGCCGTCCATCACGCAACCTCCCTTGCAAAGGAGTTGA
- a CDS encoding helix-turn-helix domain-containing protein, translating into MVDTQGEVHRIGELIRRARVLQGRSQADVAGELGYHQSKISRLEGGRGTDDIRVLRDVARILRIPPARLGLAEAAPEADPHDPETEEMLRRRTLLAASVTALTASVAPTAAHPALVQALLPGMPTTPTAEAPESGQLRNRATAIRRLWSTCDYAELERTLPGLIADLRHCIADSPHAEELPRFLATAYQTSASLLLKQGDPGTAWLAVGRAMAEAERSGDPLVLAASVRLHAHVLVREQHAGQAVTLIKHTASQLAGAYDRQPHHHLSVLGLLLLRGVTAASRAGDRAATAEFLAEAKEVAKYVALDHPDAWANFSPTNVALHEVSAAVSFGDAGVAIDIARPLMRRHIPVPERRAALWVEAARAYAQQGRLADGYQALRIAETCAAQDVRRPAVRDLVADMAARDRRRTLPELHHFSRRLGVPA; encoded by the coding sequence ATGGTCGACACGCAGGGCGAGGTGCACCGGATCGGTGAACTGATCCGCCGGGCTCGGGTCTTACAGGGCCGCTCACAAGCGGACGTGGCCGGCGAGCTGGGTTATCACCAGTCGAAGATCAGCCGACTGGAGGGCGGACGCGGAACGGACGACATCCGCGTCCTGCGCGACGTCGCCCGCATCCTGCGCATTCCCCCGGCCAGACTCGGTCTGGCGGAGGCCGCCCCGGAAGCCGATCCCCACGACCCGGAGACAGAAGAAATGCTGCGCCGCCGTACCCTCCTTGCCGCCAGCGTCACCGCGCTCACAGCCTCGGTCGCGCCGACTGCTGCGCACCCCGCGCTCGTCCAGGCGCTCCTGCCGGGGATGCCGACGACTCCGACGGCGGAAGCACCGGAGTCCGGGCAACTGCGAAACCGGGCCACGGCCATCCGGCGCCTCTGGAGCACTTGCGACTACGCGGAGTTGGAGCGGACCCTTCCCGGCCTGATCGCCGATCTTCGCCACTGCATCGCCGACTCCCCGCATGCCGAGGAGCTTCCCCGCTTCCTGGCCACGGCCTACCAGACCTCGGCCAGCCTCCTGCTCAAGCAGGGAGACCCCGGCACGGCGTGGCTCGCCGTCGGGCGAGCGATGGCCGAGGCCGAACGCTCAGGTGATCCGCTCGTCCTCGCCGCCAGCGTTCGCCTCCACGCGCACGTCCTGGTACGCGAACAGCACGCCGGCCAGGCCGTCACACTGATCAAGCACACAGCTTCACAACTCGCCGGTGCGTACGACCGGCAGCCCCACCACCACCTCTCCGTGCTCGGGTTGCTGCTACTGCGCGGAGTCACGGCTGCCAGCAGAGCCGGGGACCGCGCCGCCACCGCAGAGTTCCTGGCCGAGGCCAAGGAGGTGGCGAAGTACGTCGCCCTGGACCACCCCGACGCCTGGGCCAACTTCAGCCCCACCAACGTGGCCCTCCACGAGGTCAGCGCGGCCGTGTCCTTCGGCGACGCGGGCGTCGCCATCGACATCGCCCGTCCGCTCATGCGCCGCCACATCCCGGTTCCCGAGCGCCGAGCCGCCCTATGGGTGGAAGCCGCCCGTGCCTACGCACAGCAGGGCCGCCTCGCCGACGGCTACCAGGCGCTGCGGATCGCGGAGACCTGCGCAGCTCAGGACGTACGACGCCCAGCCGTCCGGGACCTGGTCGCCGACATGGCAGCGCGCGACCGTCGGCGTACGCTGCCAGAGCTCCACCACTTCAGCCGCCGACTGGGAGTACCCGCGTGA
- a CDS encoding relaxase/mobilization nuclease domain-containing protein, which translates to MIPRVHKMGSRTIGLIRYLYGPGTHEEHTDPHLVAAWDSLVPDPGRDPKATYADLQRLLDQPVEALPKSRRPTEHVWHLSIRAAPEDPILSDEQWGDIARRMVAATGIAPEGDAAACRWAAVRHADDHIHIIATPVREDGRRPRRHNEAKRSQAEARLIEADYGLRRLTTGDGTAAQRPTSAERHKADRHQRERTPREELRESVRRAAAGARSEEEFFGRLTHAGLLVKRRVAPSGDLLGYTVALPDDRNKNGEPVFYSGSKLAPDLSLPRVRERWTPPAEPSSDEVVSPEQPALPPVTGPAYARRRATTATWQALLLIEHSDDGTTAARIAAAGEVLDALAETSAAHTRRELRDAAFAFERASRSHVRAVHGHDRALRQAAHDLAHSGSALGIGEDGATTAMLIDTAFFLVTAAANWHAKKKHAQQAEAAYQAAEHLRAAYEIAAAQPMSVLHQRGRSLSLQRRQAAVLRQALPEIAEQVLAEPGWPALAATLADTRAAGHNPARLLAEATRHRELDSATSVSDVLVWRLRRLAHLPADPAASLPRRAVTTQPAPKAASNASRRR; encoded by the coding sequence ATGATCCCCCGCGTCCACAAGATGGGCAGCCGCACCATCGGCCTGATCCGCTACCTCTACGGCCCCGGCACCCACGAGGAACACACCGACCCGCACCTCGTGGCGGCCTGGGACAGCCTCGTCCCCGACCCCGGACGTGACCCGAAAGCCACTTACGCGGACCTGCAAAGGCTCCTCGACCAGCCCGTCGAAGCCCTGCCCAAGTCGCGGCGTCCCACCGAGCACGTGTGGCACCTGTCCATACGTGCCGCGCCCGAGGACCCGATCCTCAGCGACGAGCAGTGGGGCGACATCGCCCGCCGCATGGTTGCCGCCACCGGCATAGCCCCCGAGGGAGACGCCGCCGCCTGCCGCTGGGCAGCCGTCCGCCACGCCGACGACCACATCCACATCATCGCCACGCCCGTCCGCGAGGACGGCCGCCGGCCCCGCCGCCACAACGAAGCCAAGCGCTCCCAGGCCGAAGCCCGTCTCATCGAAGCCGACTACGGCCTGCGCCGCCTCACCACCGGTGACGGAACCGCAGCCCAGCGCCCCACCAGCGCCGAGCGCCACAAAGCCGACCGCCACCAGCGGGAACGCACCCCAAGGGAGGAACTGCGCGAGAGCGTCCGACGCGCGGCGGCCGGTGCCCGGAGCGAGGAGGAGTTCTTCGGCCGCCTCACCCATGCCGGTCTCCTCGTCAAGCGGCGTGTGGCGCCGTCCGGGGACCTCCTCGGCTACACCGTGGCCCTGCCCGACGACCGCAACAAGAACGGCGAACCAGTCTTCTACTCGGGATCCAAGCTCGCCCCCGACCTCTCCCTGCCCCGCGTCCGCGAACGCTGGACCCCGCCGGCAGAACCCTCCTCCGACGAAGTCGTCTCACCGGAGCAGCCCGCTCTCCCGCCGGTGACCGGCCCGGCGTACGCCCGCCGCCGCGCGACCACGGCGACCTGGCAGGCGCTGCTGCTCATCGAGCACAGTGACGACGGCACGACAGCAGCCCGGATCGCCGCAGCCGGCGAGGTCCTCGACGCGCTCGCCGAGACCTCCGCCGCCCATACCCGACGAGAACTCCGGGATGCAGCATTCGCGTTCGAACGGGCCTCCCGCTCCCACGTCCGCGCCGTACACGGGCACGACCGCGCCCTGCGCCAGGCCGCGCACGACCTCGCCCACAGCGGATCAGCCCTCGGCATCGGAGAGGACGGCGCCACCACCGCCATGCTCATCGACACCGCGTTCTTCCTCGTCACCGCGGCGGCGAACTGGCACGCCAAGAAGAAGCACGCCCAGCAAGCCGAAGCCGCGTACCAAGCCGCCGAACACCTGCGCGCCGCCTACGAGATCGCTGCCGCCCAGCCGATGTCCGTGCTCCACCAGCGAGGCCGCTCCCTGTCACTGCAGCGACGACAGGCAGCCGTCCTACGCCAGGCGCTGCCCGAGATCGCCGAACAAGTTCTGGCCGAGCCGGGCTGGCCCGCCCTGGCGGCCACCCTCGCCGATACCCGGGCCGCAGGCCACAACCCGGCCCGCCTCCTCGCAGAAGCCACGCGGCACCGGGAGCTGGACAGCGCCACCTCCGTCAGCGACGTCCTCGTCTGGCGTCTCCGCCGTCTCGCGCACCTGCCTGCCGATCCCGCAGCATCGCTCCCCCGGCGCGCGGTGACCACACAACCCGCTCCGAAGGCCGCGAGCAACGCCTCCCGCCGCCGCTGA
- a CDS encoding plasmid mobilization protein, with product MHQPSCRMNDDEFQLLTQAAAACRMSTAGFLAHSALKAARDLEHTEAEIATHREMVRELFALRRALGQIGNNLNQVATVLNSGADAPHAKAVLDAVQRTAERVDDFTQRYLETETPAG from the coding sequence ATGCACCAGCCCAGCTGCCGCATGAACGACGATGAATTCCAGCTCCTCACCCAGGCCGCGGCTGCCTGCCGCATGAGCACCGCCGGCTTCCTCGCCCACTCTGCCCTGAAGGCCGCACGCGACCTCGAACACACCGAAGCCGAGATCGCCACCCACCGAGAGATGGTCAGAGAGCTGTTCGCGCTGCGCCGGGCCCTCGGCCAGATCGGCAACAACCTGAACCAGGTCGCCACCGTCCTGAACTCCGGCGCCGACGCCCCGCACGCCAAGGCGGTCCTCGACGCCGTCCAGCGGACCGCCGAGCGCGTGGACGACTTCACCCAGCGCTACCTAGAGACGGAGACTCCCGCCGGATGA
- a CDS encoding ATP-binding protein gives MTTATREPQRAGTLAARLQAILAAKGIDPDTAPAGPTMEPVTALELADRRIPPRYREALATQPEVLGWVEAVTRAGRNGPAGTRGIAYGPSLLIAGTTGIGKTHQAYGAVRSLLAAGVRLRWQAVTSADLYAQLRPRPNHDPEREIQELGRCPLLILDDLGAAKQSEWTEELTYRLINRRYTEMLPTLITTNLPIAELRNAVGDRVASRLAEMTTRVILTGPDRRRAQPSGS, from the coding sequence GTGACCACCGCGACCCGTGAACCCCAGCGTGCCGGCACCCTGGCAGCCCGTCTCCAGGCCATTCTCGCTGCCAAGGGCATCGACCCCGACACCGCACCCGCCGGGCCCACGATGGAGCCGGTGACCGCCCTGGAACTCGCCGACCGCCGCATCCCGCCCCGCTACCGCGAGGCACTCGCCACCCAACCCGAAGTCCTTGGCTGGGTGGAGGCGGTCACCCGCGCCGGGCGAAACGGGCCGGCCGGTACCCGGGGCATCGCCTACGGCCCCTCACTGCTGATCGCCGGAACCACCGGCATCGGCAAGACACATCAGGCTTACGGAGCTGTCCGCTCGCTGCTGGCCGCCGGAGTACGCCTGCGCTGGCAGGCGGTCACCTCCGCCGACCTCTACGCCCAGCTCCGGCCCCGGCCCAACCACGACCCCGAGCGGGAGATCCAAGAGCTCGGCCGGTGCCCGCTGCTGATCCTGGACGACCTCGGCGCGGCCAAGCAGTCCGAGTGGACCGAGGAGCTGACGTACCGGCTGATCAACCGCCGCTACACCGAGATGCTCCCGACCCTGATCACCACCAACCTGCCGATCGCGGAACTCCGCAACGCAGTCGGGGACCGCGTCGCCTCCCGCCTGGCAGAGATGACCACCCGCGTCATCCTCACCGGCCCGGACCGCCGACGCGCCCAGCCGTCGGGCTCCTGA
- a CDS encoding UDP-N-acetylglucosamine 1-carboxyvinyltransferase, whose protein sequence is MAPHRALATSAEVIAVRPGSPLSGSVSVDGSKNAALPLLAAAAAVRRTIQLENVPASADVHWMLTLIQGAGWHVARAVGRPDSVVIMPPDVVPAEPDLAPAARIRASYYLVPALLALQGNARLPWPGGCRIGERGMDLHFKVYEAFGDRVAVHDEGYDVAAGRPATGTVSHALPFRSRGATVVAVLRAVVAGRALRLGRPNLSPEVLTVLDALRSAGWEARAGEQVLDLSPAAASPAEMPAWRVPGDKIEAGTLACAVAATGGSVRIEGVQGRDVVPLQAALQRLGIPTAVREDVLLVDGSAVRPTGRPLRAIATLATGGLDADFEPPLMALALGQPGTHLFADSINPGRHGNLLPQLARLGAKIEELSPTECRLTGPQRLTGAGVEATDIRTGSALMVAALTARGITTLGGVDQLRRGHADLPGKLLHLGADICEVAP, encoded by the coding sequence ATGGCACCCCATCGAGCTCTTGCGACGAGCGCGGAGGTCATCGCCGTACGTCCGGGGAGTCCCCTCTCCGGTTCGGTCAGCGTCGACGGCTCCAAGAACGCCGCCCTGCCGCTGCTGGCCGCCGCAGCAGCCGTGCGCCGGACCATCCAGCTGGAGAACGTCCCCGCCAGCGCCGACGTCCACTGGATGCTCACCTTGATCCAAGGGGCGGGCTGGCACGTCGCCCGGGCCGTGGGACGGCCCGACAGCGTGGTGATCATGCCCCCTGACGTCGTACCCGCGGAACCCGACCTGGCCCCTGCCGCACGCATCCGCGCGTCGTACTACCTGGTGCCCGCGCTCCTCGCCCTGCAGGGGAACGCCCGGCTGCCCTGGCCCGGGGGATGCCGGATCGGGGAGCGCGGCATGGACCTGCACTTCAAGGTGTACGAGGCGTTCGGTGACCGTGTCGCCGTCCATGACGAGGGCTATGACGTCGCGGCCGGTCGACCCGCGACCGGAACGGTTTCCCACGCGCTCCCATTCCGGTCGCGCGGTGCGACGGTCGTCGCCGTCCTGCGTGCGGTCGTCGCGGGCCGTGCGCTGCGCCTCGGTCGGCCGAACCTGTCGCCGGAAGTCCTCACCGTGCTGGACGCCCTGCGCTCGGCGGGATGGGAGGCCCGAGCCGGCGAACAGGTCCTGGACCTGAGCCCGGCAGCGGCTTCACCGGCCGAGATGCCGGCTTGGCGCGTTCCGGGCGACAAGATCGAGGCAGGCACCCTGGCCTGCGCCGTCGCCGCCACCGGTGGGAGCGTGCGCATCGAGGGCGTCCAAGGTCGGGATGTGGTGCCGTTGCAGGCAGCCCTGCAACGGCTGGGCATCCCCACCGCGGTACGGGAGGACGTCCTCCTGGTCGACGGGAGCGCCGTCCGGCCGACGGGCCGTCCCCTTCGCGCCATCGCCACGCTCGCCACCGGCGGCCTGGACGCCGACTTCGAACCTCCCCTGATGGCACTGGCTCTCGGCCAGCCCGGCACACACCTGTTCGCCGACTCCATCAACCCCGGCCGCCACGGGAACCTGCTGCCCCAGCTGGCCCGGCTCGGCGCGAAGATCGAGGAGCTCTCCCCCACCGAATGCCGACTGACCGGCCCGCAACGCCTCACCGGAGCCGGGGTAGAGGCCACCGACATCCGCACCGGCTCCGCGCTCATGGTGGCCGCGCTGACCGCCCGCGGAATCACCACCCTCGGCGGAGTCGACCAGCTCCGCCGCGGCCACGCCGACCTGCCCGGCAAGCTCCTCCACCTCGGCGCCGACATCTGCGAGGTCGCACCATGA